From a single Streptomyces sp. NBC_00377 genomic region:
- a CDS encoding ABC transporter ATP-binding protein: MQTDRTTGELLGAATRHSGSRCVALGLVSVAATGAGLLVPMALGRTLDLLLARSPATGWVLCCAGLVLLLTLLDACETVLAGTLDARTTAFLRRRVVGHVLAVGPRASARFGAGDLVARVVGSAAQAGTAPGARAALLASLAGPVGAVGALVLIDPWLAAVFLTGAPALTLLLRSLARDTSACVADYQRAQGRIAAALTEAVGGARTIRAAGTAARDAARVLRPLPELSRAGRSMWRVQGRAAARATAVAPLLHLGVVAVAGLLLTRHRLSPGDVLAASRYAVLATGVGVLVGQLSALVRARTAAARLGEVLTEPTPAYGGHRLPRGGPGRLELRGVTARHGDRTVLDGVDLVVPGGTTLAVVGRSGAGKSLLAALAGRLTDPDRGEVLLDGVPLPALPRAELRAAIAQAFDRPALLGVTIEDTVSLGRASPARVREAARTARADDFVRRLPDGYATPCADAPHSGGEAQRLGLARAFAHDGRLLILDDALSSLDTVTERQVTEAVFGAMTATRLVVAHRAATAARADTVAWLDGGRVRAVGTHAQLWRTAGYRAVFAAGEGPGAGAEADAGVTAEAGPEGRR; encoded by the coding sequence ATGCAGACGGACCGGACGACCGGCGAGCTGCTCGGCGCGGCGACCCGGCACAGCGGATCGCGCTGCGTGGCTCTCGGGCTGGTGAGCGTCGCGGCGACGGGCGCGGGACTACTGGTGCCCATGGCGCTCGGCCGGACCCTGGACCTGCTGCTCGCCCGCTCCCCCGCGACCGGCTGGGTGCTGTGCTGCGCGGGCCTCGTCCTCCTGCTGACCCTGCTCGACGCGTGCGAGACCGTGCTCGCCGGCACCCTCGACGCCCGGACCACCGCCTTTCTGCGCCGCCGGGTCGTCGGCCACGTCCTGGCCGTGGGCCCGCGCGCCTCCGCCCGGTTCGGCGCCGGGGACCTCGTCGCGCGGGTCGTCGGCAGCGCCGCCCAGGCCGGTACGGCGCCCGGCGCCCGGGCCGCGCTGCTGGCCTCGCTCGCGGGGCCCGTCGGCGCCGTGGGGGCGCTGGTCCTCATCGACCCGTGGCTGGCGGCCGTCTTCCTGACCGGCGCGCCGGCCCTTACCCTCCTGCTGCGCTCCCTCGCCCGGGACACCTCGGCATGTGTGGCGGACTACCAGCGGGCGCAGGGACGGATCGCGGCCGCGCTCACCGAGGCGGTCGGCGGCGCCCGCACGATCCGCGCGGCGGGCACGGCGGCCCGGGACGCCGCACGCGTCCTGCGGCCGCTGCCCGAACTCTCCCGGGCGGGCCGGAGCATGTGGCGGGTCCAGGGCCGGGCGGCGGCGCGGGCGACCGCGGTGGCGCCGCTGCTGCACCTCGGGGTGGTCGCCGTCGCCGGCCTGCTGCTCACCCGGCACCGGCTGTCGCCCGGCGACGTCCTCGCCGCCTCGCGCTACGCGGTTCTCGCCACCGGCGTCGGTGTGCTGGTCGGGCAGCTCTCCGCGCTGGTCCGGGCCCGGACGGCGGCCGCCCGCCTGGGCGAGGTCCTGACGGAACCGACTCCCGCCTACGGCGGACACCGGCTGCCGCGAGGCGGCCCCGGCCGGCTGGAGCTGCGCGGCGTGACCGCCCGGCACGGTGACCGTACGGTGCTGGACGGCGTCGACCTGGTGGTGCCCGGCGGGACGACCCTGGCCGTGGTGGGCCGTTCCGGCGCCGGGAAGTCGCTCCTGGCCGCGCTGGCGGGCAGGCTCACCGACCCGGACCGCGGAGAGGTGCTGCTGGACGGCGTCCCGCTGCCCGCCCTCCCCCGGGCCGAGCTACGGGCGGCGATCGCGCAGGCCTTCGACCGGCCGGCCCTGCTGGGCGTCACGATCGAGGACACCGTCTCCCTGGGACGCGCCTCCCCCGCCCGGGTCCGGGAGGCCGCCCGCACGGCACGCGCCGACGACTTCGTCCGCCGGCTGCCCGACGGCTACGCCACACCCTGCGCGGACGCCCCGCACTCCGGCGGCGAGGCCCAGCGTCTCGGCCTGGCCCGCGCGTTCGCCCACGACGGCCGCCTCCTCATCCTCGACGACGCCCTCTCCAGCCTCGACACGGTCACCGAACGCCAGGTCACTGAGGCCGTGTTCGGCGCCATGACCGCCACCCGTCTCGTGGTCGCCCACCGCGCCGCCACGGCCGCCCGTGCCGACACGGTGGCCTGGCTGGACGGGGGGCGGGTGCGAGCCGTCGGGACGCATGCGCAGCTGTGGCGGACGGCGGGATACCGGGCGGTGTTCGCAGCGGGCGAGGGGCCCGGGGCCGGTGCGGAGGCGGACGCAGGAGTGACGGCCGAGGCCGGCCCGGAAGGACGGCGGTGA
- a CDS encoding DUF6479 family protein gives MDTFASVFVAASGRSALASVAFIAVGIVLVGGLIWAFRLGIKVRSREAAPPAPHEQPRRPGSAPAHETSRSREPNEMPQTTDGERLTPHELRPTGSRDSADQSRPRWDEGSGGSFGSGGPGAG, from the coding sequence ATGGACACCTTCGCCTCCGTCTTCGTCGCCGCATCCGGAAGGTCCGCGCTGGCCAGCGTCGCCTTCATCGCCGTCGGCATCGTTCTCGTCGGCGGTCTGATCTGGGCCTTCCGCCTCGGCATCAAGGTCCGCAGTCGCGAGGCCGCGCCCCCGGCGCCGCACGAGCAGCCCCGCCGGCCCGGTTCCGCCCCGGCCCACGAGACCAGCCGCTCACGCGAACCCAACGAGATGCCGCAGACCACGGACGGCGAGCGCCTCACCCCGCACGAGCTGCGGCCCACCGGCAGCCGGGACAGCGCCGACCAGAGCCGCCCCCGCTGGGACGAGGGCTCCGGCGGCTCGTTCGGCAGCGGCGGCCCGGGTGCCGGCTGA
- a CDS encoding SpoIIE family protein phosphatase, giving the protein MADVVSEGAAERRTGPLRAETALKTITADPASPERVRRTLEQALVFAGAAFAALYTPAGTLLGPGRDGDLLRLVESAGVPGNLYGLRESYPLDGRSPVAGAHRTGRPVWQGPAELADCADARRMPAGDVHLAALPVRDGTGGCLLAVTERPGGFGADDRACLELVAEAVAFPAPAGPAEDEELRPNAFSLAMDTGRVEVGDEILQLFGMSRDDFDGRVETLLGLTVPEDLPSLMSVVEAGHMSIGERELEFRVLQPTGPPRWLRLRGRLLPGDGRAARLVGTVAEASSLRDEITDVSRVQRLAAALATAGTVEDVGRAVVAALRKPLRADRIALAELENDRLVVTVLDPPGPEAWPELWQLEWRAEWPDAPVRAMPTLAAALREGRTRIWPAGTPLEPALAEVGPGGLAVLPLSAGGRAAGACLIGWDEPHDFGPDERALLTASAGLAGQALTRARAFDAEHELVGMLQRQLLPRRLPELPGAVAVARYLPATAGLEVGGDWYDVIPLSEHHVALVIGDVQGHSAAAATLMGQMRTALRAYAAEGHPPDVVVSHSNRLLMELETDLFATCCYVDVDMEEGTAWCVRAGHPPPVLRYPDGATDIAETDGGPPLGVVTQAEFPMTPLSLPPGTVIALTTDGLVESAELDIDTGLDRLAAELAVSDPVHLGLVADALLSNAHRGDDVALLLMRYDGMAVKPLREGWTVWRVPEAARQARRFTRRTLRTWGVPPQAMDAALLVVSELVTNALVHTDGRVRLDLTLIDRRLRVAVTDASPRSPVKPTSLGWEATGGRGILLVEAVSDVWGTVPVSGGKQVWSELLLEH; this is encoded by the coding sequence ATGGCGGACGTGGTCAGTGAGGGTGCCGCGGAGCGCAGAACGGGACCTCTGCGCGCCGAAACCGCGCTCAAGACGATCACAGCCGATCCCGCCTCACCCGAACGGGTGCGGCGCACCCTGGAACAGGCGCTGGTCTTCGCCGGCGCGGCCTTCGCCGCGCTCTACACACCCGCCGGCACGCTCCTCGGGCCGGGCCGGGACGGCGACCTGCTCCGCCTGGTCGAGTCGGCCGGCGTCCCGGGAAACCTGTACGGGCTGCGCGAGAGCTACCCGCTCGACGGCCGTTCGCCGGTCGCCGGCGCCCACCGCACGGGGCGGCCGGTGTGGCAGGGCCCGGCGGAGCTCGCCGACTGCGCTGATGCGCGGCGCATGCCCGCCGGGGACGTCCACCTGGCCGCCCTGCCCGTGCGCGACGGCACGGGCGGCTGTCTGCTCGCCGTGACCGAGCGCCCCGGCGGGTTCGGCGCCGACGACCGCGCCTGCCTGGAGCTCGTCGCCGAGGCCGTCGCTTTTCCCGCCCCGGCGGGCCCCGCCGAGGACGAGGAACTGCGCCCCAACGCCTTCAGCCTGGCCATGGACACGGGCCGCGTCGAGGTCGGCGACGAGATCCTGCAACTCTTCGGGATGAGCCGGGACGACTTCGACGGCCGGGTGGAGACACTGCTCGGGCTCACCGTCCCCGAGGACCTGCCCTCGCTGATGTCCGTCGTCGAGGCCGGCCACATGTCGATCGGCGAGCGCGAGCTGGAGTTCCGGGTGCTCCAGCCCACCGGGCCGCCGCGGTGGCTCAGGCTCCGCGGACGGCTGCTGCCCGGCGACGGCCGCGCGGCGCGCCTCGTCGGCACCGTCGCCGAGGCCTCCAGCCTGCGTGACGAGATCACCGACGTCTCCCGTGTCCAGCGGCTGGCCGCCGCGCTCGCCACCGCCGGTACCGTCGAAGACGTCGGCCGGGCCGTCGTCGCCGCGCTGCGCAAACCACTGCGGGCCGACCGGATCGCCCTCGCCGAACTGGAGAACGACCGGCTCGTGGTCACCGTCCTCGACCCGCCAGGACCCGAGGCCTGGCCCGAGCTGTGGCAGCTGGAGTGGCGCGCCGAATGGCCCGACGCGCCCGTGCGCGCCATGCCCACCCTCGCCGCCGCCCTGCGCGAGGGCCGGACCCGGATCTGGCCCGCCGGCACCCCCCTGGAACCGGCCCTCGCCGAGGTCGGCCCCGGCGGCCTCGCCGTCCTCCCGCTGTCCGCCGGCGGCCGGGCGGCCGGCGCCTGTCTCATCGGCTGGGACGAGCCGCACGACTTCGGCCCCGACGAACGGGCCCTGCTCACCGCCTCCGCCGGCCTCGCCGGGCAGGCCCTGACCCGCGCCCGCGCCTTCGACGCGGAGCACGAACTCGTCGGCATGCTCCAGCGCCAGCTGCTCCCGCGCCGGCTGCCGGAACTCCCCGGTGCCGTCGCCGTCGCCCGCTACCTGCCGGCCACCGCGGGCCTCGAGGTCGGCGGCGACTGGTACGACGTGATCCCGCTGTCCGAGCACCATGTCGCCCTCGTCATCGGCGACGTCCAGGGACACAGCGCGGCCGCCGCCACGCTCATGGGCCAGATGCGTACCGCACTGCGCGCCTACGCGGCCGAGGGCCACCCGCCGGACGTGGTGGTCTCCCACTCCAACCGGCTCCTGATGGAGCTGGAGACCGACCTCTTCGCCACCTGCTGCTACGTCGACGTCGACATGGAGGAGGGCACCGCCTGGTGCGTACGGGCCGGGCACCCGCCGCCCGTCCTGCGGTACCCGGACGGAGCGACCGACATCGCCGAGACGGACGGCGGCCCGCCCCTCGGCGTCGTCACCCAGGCCGAGTTCCCGATGACCCCGCTGAGCCTGCCGCCCGGCACCGTCATCGCCCTGACCACGGACGGACTCGTGGAGTCCGCCGAGCTGGACATCGACACCGGCCTGGACCGCCTCGCCGCCGAACTCGCCGTCTCCGACCCCGTCCACCTCGGCCTGGTCGCCGACGCCCTCCTCAGCAACGCCCACCGCGGCGACGACGTCGCCCTGCTCCTGATGCGCTACGACGGCATGGCCGTCAAACCCCTGCGCGAGGGCTGGACGGTGTGGCGGGTGCCCGAGGCGGCCCGGCAGGCCCGCCGCTTCACCCGGCGCACCCTGCGCACCTGGGGCGTGCCCCCGCAGGCCATGGACGCCGCCCTGCTCGTCGTCTCCGAACTGGTGACCAACGCGCTGGTGCACACCGACGGCCGGGTCCGCCTCGACCTCACCCTGATCGACCGCCGGCTGCGCGTGGCCGTGACCGACGCCTCTCCGCGCAGCCCCGTCAAGCCGACCAGCCTCGGCTGGGAGGCCACCGGCGGCCGCGGCATCCTCCTCGTGGAGGCCGTGTCCGACGTCTGGGGGACGGTGCCGGTCAGCGGCGGCAAGCAGGTGTGGAGCGAGCTGCTGCTCGAGCACTGA
- a CDS encoding ABC transporter ATP-binding protein — MSRAAGPDGLRSRGLRFLLGRRRALWGLVGWSVLETGQTFLLGYALARALDDGFLAGRAGPGLCWLAVAGLGVLAGAYGTGRVYGAVASLVEPLRDRLVTRVVERGVREGDGGALSGLTQQVEIARDSFAGLVMVSRSFVFTSAGALAGLCSLAPRLLLVVGPPLAAGVVLFAVTLRPLARRQEAFLAADEALAQNLGVVCPGLRDVTAAGAEDRIAADAAALVEAERRAARALARWGVARVACLALGGQLPLVLLLAGAPWLLDQGVTPGALVGALAYVTQSLLPALDGLVHGLGTSGSRLTVVLKRLTPPAGTPDSPADDSTPRPPRQHATEPPADEEPLPCPSSYAATAGPAATGAPPAQRVRSTTAVAPSYAVPAGPEPPALSLTSLTFAYGPASAPVVDDLTLALPTGAHLAVVGPSGIGKSTLTGLVAGLLQPVRGRVRICGRPVPGGEAAARRVLIPQEAYVFSGTLGENLTHLRPYPVPEEELLAAAEAVGLTPLLDSLGGPAARVDPAALSAGERQLIALTRAYLSPAPLALLDEATSHLDLDAEARAERAFAARPGGTLVVVAHRIGSARRAERVLVMDGPRTTHGTHEEVARCSPLYRDLFGGRETAGNPGRAGRTRRTGRAGEPDTLGETGETGETGETGETGETGGSSQPALPLGDADGVDTVARAGLAGDRRHVVAHGPVGEMQVPGDLRDGGSLGGEG; from the coding sequence GTGAGCCGGGCGGCCGGGCCGGACGGTCTGCGGTCCCGGGGGCTCCGCTTTCTGCTGGGCCGTCGGCGGGCCCTGTGGGGGCTCGTGGGCTGGTCGGTGCTGGAGACCGGCCAGACCTTCCTGCTCGGATACGCCCTGGCACGGGCGCTGGACGACGGGTTCCTGGCCGGGCGGGCCGGGCCGGGACTGTGCTGGCTCGCGGTGGCCGGGCTCGGGGTGCTGGCGGGCGCCTACGGCACCGGACGGGTCTACGGGGCGGTCGCCTCGCTGGTGGAACCGCTGCGGGACCGGCTCGTGACCCGGGTGGTGGAGCGGGGGGTGCGCGAGGGGGACGGCGGAGCGCTGTCCGGGCTCACCCAGCAGGTGGAGATCGCCCGGGACAGCTTCGCGGGCCTGGTGATGGTGTCGCGCTCGTTCGTGTTCACCTCCGCGGGCGCGCTGGCCGGTCTGTGCTCGCTCGCGCCCCGGCTGCTCCTGGTCGTGGGGCCGCCGCTCGCCGCGGGCGTGGTTCTGTTCGCGGTGACCCTGCGGCCGCTGGCACGACGGCAGGAGGCGTTCCTCGCCGCCGACGAGGCTCTGGCGCAGAACCTGGGCGTCGTCTGCCCGGGGCTCCGGGACGTCACCGCGGCCGGCGCTGAGGACCGGATCGCCGCCGACGCCGCAGCCCTCGTCGAGGCCGAGCGGCGAGCGGCCCGCGCCCTGGCCCGGTGGGGCGTGGCCCGCGTGGCCTGCCTCGCGCTCGGCGGTCAGCTGCCCCTGGTCCTGCTGCTGGCCGGCGCTCCCTGGCTCCTGGACCAGGGCGTCACCCCCGGCGCCCTCGTCGGCGCCCTCGCCTATGTCACCCAGTCCCTGCTCCCGGCCCTCGACGGCCTCGTACACGGCCTGGGCACCAGCGGTTCCCGCCTGACGGTCGTACTGAAGCGCCTCACCCCGCCCGCCGGGACCCCTGATTCCCCGGCCGACGACAGCACGCCGCGGCCCCCGCGCCAGCACGCGACCGAGCCCCCGGCCGACGAGGAGCCGCTGCCGTGCCCGTCGTCGTACGCCGCGACGGCCGGACCCGCGGCGACTGGGGCGCCGCCCGCGCAGCGCGTCCGGTCCACCACCGCGGTTGCCCCGTCGTACGCCGTGCCGGCCGGCCCCGAACCGCCCGCGCTGTCCCTGACCTCCCTCACCTTCGCCTACGGTCCCGCCTCCGCGCCCGTCGTCGACGACCTCACCCTCGCCCTGCCCACGGGGGCCCACCTGGCCGTCGTGGGGCCGAGCGGGATCGGGAAGTCGACGCTGACCGGGCTGGTCGCGGGGTTGCTCCAGCCGGTGCGCGGGAGGGTGCGGATCTGCGGCCGGCCGGTGCCGGGCGGCGAAGCCGCCGCTCGGCGTGTGCTCATCCCGCAGGAGGCGTACGTGTTCAGCGGCACCCTCGGCGAGAACCTCACCCATCTGCGGCCGTACCCCGTGCCCGAGGAGGAGTTGCTCGCCGCGGCCGAGGCCGTCGGGCTGACCCCGCTGCTCGACTCGCTGGGCGGACCGGCCGCGCGGGTGGATCCGGCGGCGCTGTCGGCCGGCGAACGCCAGCTGATCGCCCTCACGCGCGCGTACCTCTCGCCCGCGCCGCTCGCCCTGCTCGACGAGGCGACCAGCCATCTGGACCTGGACGCGGAGGCCCGCGCCGAGCGGGCCTTCGCCGCCCGGCCGGGCGGCACCCTGGTCGTCGTCGCCCACCGCATCGGCTCGGCCCGGCGCGCGGAGCGGGTGCTGGTCATGGACGGACCGCGTACCACGCACGGGACGCACGAGGAGGTGGCGCGGTGCTCTCCCCTGTACCGCGATCTCTTCGGTGGCCGGGAAACGGCCGGGAACCCCGGGAGAGCCGGGAGAACCCGGAGAACAGGCAGAGCGGGGGAACCCGACACCCTCGGAGAGACCGGAGAGACCGGAGAGACCGGGGAGACCGGGGAGACCGGGGAGACCGGAGGCTCCTCACAGCCAGCCCTGCCCCTGGGAGATGCGGATGGCGTCGACACGGTTGCGCGCGCCGGTCTTGCGGGTGATCGCCGCCATGTAGTTGCGCACGGTCCCGTGGGAGAGATGCAGGTTCCCGGCGATCTCCGCGACGGAGGCTCCCTCGGCGGCGAGGGTTAG
- a CDS encoding SapB/AmfS family lanthipeptide, with translation MALLDLQTMESDEHTGGGGNSTVSLLSCVSATSVLLCL, from the coding sequence ATGGCCCTGCTCGACCTTCAGACGATGGAATCCGACGAGCACACCGGTGGCGGCGGCAACAGCACCGTGAGCCTGCTGTCCTGCGTCAGCGCCACGAGCGTCCTGCTCTGTCTCTGA
- the lanKC gene encoding class III lanthionine synthetase LanKC, translating to MDKRYEVYALADAHFYETPDRLTGEGPAPLFDTARRPVPGGWTSARTGDWLTMTPLDADGSPAAGPAQGWKIHASATRANADRIAAIVWDYCVPRRVPFKFVPGPHLLHLRNTKYAGRDTSGKFVTVYPSDEEQLHSVLRELGTLLEGFEGPYVLTDLRWHEGPLYVRYGAFARRYVVDDRGSLVLAVLDGEGNLVPDRRAPSFQVPEWVTLPPFLESHLAARNTTTVGELPYRIEKALHFSNGGGVYAGTDTRDGRKVVLKEGRPHAGLAADGADAITRLEREKRALEAVAGTGVVPEVRDWFTLGDHRFLVMDRVEGRPLNSFFAERHPLLCPDPDPQAVAAYTRWAVRVHRSVERAVAKVHARGIVFNDLHVFNIMVAPDGESVSLIDFEAAAPAGENGRQIVAHPGFFAPPDRRGADVDRYALACLRLALFLPVTTLFVVDRGKAAHLAEVIAEEFPDVPKDFLDEAVAEITRDVSDGGIGPDGGGSGAPPRVAARVPSAPASRVEPGDWPHSRDSMVKAILASATPERDDRLFPGDVAQFSDGGGLGLAHGAAGVLYALRATGAERYDEGERWLLDHTAPAPTGTPLGLYDGLAGVAHVLDLLGHRQRALDLVDGILRERWQNLSSDLHGGLAGLGLVLAGLARSTGEPELSERAAEAADIVVRRLAEPVPEGARRRRAGLLRGASGPALFLLRQYEETGERRLLEAAGLALRRDLAACVEREGGAVEVDEGWRTLPYLGDGSVGVGAVLDDHAAHVPDAGGEFERARAGILTAAISRFYAQPGLFQGRAGMILHLARTTAPGASRARLDGQIAALGWFAMPYQGQLAFPGHQMMRLSMDLGTGTSGCLLALAAALDPDGTGATAHLPFLPPPHRGPHDAAPRQPTES from the coding sequence ATGGACAAGCGGTACGAGGTGTACGCGCTGGCGGACGCGCACTTCTACGAGACGCCCGACCGGCTGACCGGCGAGGGGCCCGCTCCGCTGTTCGACACGGCGCGCCGCCCGGTCCCCGGGGGCTGGACGTCGGCGCGGACCGGCGACTGGCTGACCATGACGCCGCTCGACGCGGACGGCTCCCCGGCGGCAGGACCGGCCCAGGGGTGGAAGATCCACGCCTCGGCCACCCGGGCGAACGCCGACCGGATCGCGGCGATCGTGTGGGACTACTGCGTCCCGCGCCGTGTCCCGTTCAAGTTCGTGCCGGGCCCGCACCTGCTGCATCTGCGCAACACCAAGTACGCCGGCCGCGACACCAGCGGCAAGTTCGTCACGGTCTACCCGTCCGACGAGGAGCAGCTCCACTCGGTGCTGCGCGAGCTGGGCACGCTTCTGGAGGGCTTCGAGGGGCCGTACGTCCTGACCGACCTGCGCTGGCACGAAGGCCCGCTCTACGTCCGCTACGGGGCGTTCGCGCGCAGGTACGTGGTCGACGACCGGGGCTCGCTGGTCCTGGCGGTGCTCGACGGCGAGGGGAACCTGGTCCCGGACCGGCGCGCGCCCTCCTTCCAGGTCCCGGAGTGGGTGACCCTGCCCCCGTTCCTGGAGTCCCACCTGGCGGCCCGCAACACGACGACGGTGGGAGAGCTGCCCTACCGCATCGAGAAGGCGCTGCACTTCTCCAACGGCGGCGGGGTCTACGCGGGCACCGACACCCGGGACGGGCGCAAGGTGGTCCTCAAGGAGGGCCGGCCGCACGCCGGGCTGGCCGCGGACGGGGCGGACGCGATCACCCGGCTGGAGCGGGAGAAGCGGGCGCTGGAGGCGGTGGCGGGCACCGGGGTGGTGCCCGAGGTGCGGGATTGGTTCACCCTCGGCGACCACCGGTTCCTGGTCATGGACCGCGTCGAGGGCCGTCCGCTCAACTCCTTCTTCGCCGAGCGCCATCCGCTGCTGTGTCCCGACCCCGATCCGCAGGCCGTCGCCGCGTACACGCGGTGGGCGGTGCGGGTCCACCGCTCGGTGGAGCGGGCGGTGGCGAAGGTGCACGCGCGCGGGATCGTCTTCAACGACCTGCACGTCTTCAACATCATGGTCGCGCCGGACGGGGAGTCGGTGAGTCTGATCGACTTCGAGGCGGCTGCCCCCGCCGGGGAGAACGGCCGCCAGATCGTGGCGCACCCCGGCTTCTTCGCACCGCCCGACCGCCGGGGCGCCGACGTCGACCGGTACGCGCTGGCCTGCTTACGGCTCGCCCTGTTCCTGCCCGTCACCACCCTGTTCGTGGTCGACCGGGGCAAGGCGGCGCATCTGGCCGAGGTGATCGCCGAGGAGTTTCCCGACGTGCCGAAGGACTTCCTGGACGAAGCGGTCGCGGAGATCACCCGGGACGTCTCGGACGGGGGCATCGGTCCGGACGGGGGCGGGTCCGGAGCGCCGCCGCGGGTCGCCGCCCGTGTGCCGTCGGCGCCGGCCTCCCGCGTGGAGCCCGGCGACTGGCCGCACAGCCGTGACTCGATGGTCAAGGCGATCCTCGCGTCGGCGACTCCGGAGCGCGACGACCGGCTCTTCCCTGGGGACGTCGCCCAGTTCTCCGACGGCGGCGGTCTCGGGCTGGCGCACGGCGCGGCCGGTGTGCTGTACGCACTGAGGGCGACCGGCGCCGAACGGTACGACGAAGGCGAGCGCTGGCTCCTCGACCACACCGCCCCGGCCCCGACGGGCACCCCGCTCGGCCTGTACGACGGCCTCGCCGGCGTCGCCCATGTGCTGGACCTGTTGGGTCACCGGCAGCGAGCGCTGGACCTGGTCGACGGCATCCTGCGCGAACGGTGGCAGAACCTCTCCTCCGACCTGCACGGCGGGCTGGCCGGACTCGGGCTCGTCCTCGCGGGTCTGGCGCGCTCGACGGGTGAGCCGGAGCTGAGCGAGCGGGCCGCCGAGGCCGCGGACATCGTCGTACGACGGCTCGCCGAACCGGTGCCGGAGGGGGCCCGGCGGCGCCGGGCCGGGCTGCTGCGGGGCGCGAGCGGGCCCGCGCTGTTCCTGCTCAGGCAGTACGAGGAGACCGGCGAGCGCCGGCTGCTGGAGGCGGCGGGCCTCGCACTGCGCCGGGACCTGGCTGCCTGTGTGGAACGCGAGGGAGGTGCGGTGGAGGTCGACGAGGGGTGGCGGACCCTGCCGTATCTCGGGGACGGAAGCGTGGGAGTGGGGGCGGTGCTCGACGACCACGCGGCCCATGTCCCCGACGCGGGCGGTGAGTTCGAGCGGGCGCGGGCCGGCATCCTCACCGCGGCCATCTCCCGCTTCTACGCGCAGCCCGGTCTCTTCCAGGGCCGCGCCGGGATGATCCTGCACCTCGCCCGCACCACCGCGCCCGGCGCGAGCCGTGCACGCCTCGACGGGCAGATCGCCGCGCTGGGCTGGTTCGCGATGCCCTACCAGGGCCAACTGGCTTTCCCCGGACACCAGATGATGCGGCTGTCCATGGACCTCGGCACCGGCACGTCGGGGTGTCTGCTCGCCCTCGCCGCCGCCCTCGATCCGGACGGCACGGGCGCCACCGCGCACCTGCCGTTCCTCCCGCCGCCGCACCGCGGCCCTCATGACGCGGCTCCGCGGCAACCGACGGAGTCGTGA